A genome region from Lytechinus pictus isolate F3 Inbred chromosome 16, Lp3.0, whole genome shotgun sequence includes the following:
- the LOC135156923 gene encoding integrator complex subunit 13-like codes for MAFPPSMKTVFVIDHSSSFAESCNQPFEFDVVSKSRTPGLIPLAPLSKSLWTSCIEGIMEYCRVVFDIFPSSRNICLIASDSVARVVNGWGKSEQNTAHIMTALAHVGPPSRDGDPSNVDITNGFEGAVQILCEKTDLQRELSADESALLNRGRIICLTSLTRIEQIDEIKECLKEAIQQQNKVASNSDELLPIDHCELCLVNIHPVDKAPTVKLTQDLTVVNSLLSCQVTNSRAGHHFSSKLSSLLQDHFDLAVTTVTGIPMKEEQNASSSANYDVELLHHLQAHVEIHKMEHIVAAQELKSEGDKGSGGGSVGGGGGGGDGSSKGGSVNKVLLKWCQPRSSGSELLHCTGAYRVSPVDVNSRPSLCLTNFLLNGRQVMLEQPRKQGNKCISHMLASHGGQIYLHCLSTSRSPLEDPPSISEGCGGRVTNYRINDFGDFMKENRLAPCQEGSDSEAELPLERAKAQLERMSRHWPLIISDTVIFNMLSHIDPLPSLLMKPVLVEDDVLECKKAILHLVGMETRNEALPIPSSTTRGKGSKRDEQYRQMWSELETFVRAASTTSPAHEEVLECLLACRKPDEASPSRGRKTTSEKSAVKAEKPETETADAPAVKTEEATTTPDATGTNVPRNPLEPPPIKKQKINAGDTIGRAKGAPESLLSLWKTRIANVHSRSQREFSGRAEAQGAKAELYPNLLKENGK; via the exons ATGGCATTTCCACCCAGTATGAAGACCGTATTTGTGATTGACCATTCGTCTTCATTTGCTGAATCTTGCAACCAGCCATTTGAATTTGATGTTGTCAGCAAGTCAAGGACTCCAG GTCTTATCCCTTTAGCTCCCCTGTCCAAGTCTCTATGGACTTCTTGTATTGAAGGCATCATGGAGTATTGCAGAGTGGtgtttgacatttttccttCAAGTAGAAAT atctgTCTAATTGCAAGTGACAGTGTGGCTCGCGTTGTCAATGGCTGGGGGAAATCGGAACAGAACACTGCTCAT ATTATGACAGCTCTTGCTCACGTTGGACCGCCTTCCAGAGATGGAGATCCTTCCAATGTCGACATCACCAATGGCTTTGAGGGTGCTGTTCAAATTCTTTGTGAAAAGACGGATCTTCAGCGAGAGCTCTCTGCTGATGAAAGCGCCCTTTTGAATCGTGGACGGATTATCTGTCTTACTTCTCTAACAAG GATTGAACAGATTGATGAAATCAAAGAATGCTTGAAGGAGGCCATCCAGCAACAGAACAAGGTTGCCTCTAATTCAGATGA ACTTTTGCCTATCGACCACTGTGAGCTGTGTTTGGTCAACATTCATCCTGTCGACAAGGCTCCCACGGTCAAATTGACCCAAGACCTTACCGTCGTCAACTCATTGCTGTCCTGTCAGGTTACCAACTCCAGGGCGGGGCATCATTTCTCATCCAAGCTTAGTTCGCTCCTACAGGATCACTTTGATCTGGCTGTAACCACAGTTACAGGCATCCCCATGAAG GAGGAGCAAAACGCTAGCAGCTCCGCCAACTATGACGTGGAGCTTCTCCATCACCTTCAAGCCCACGTGGAGATTCATAAGATGGAGCACATTGTGGCTGCCCAGGAGCTAAAGAGTGAAGGAGACAAGGGGAGTGGAGGAGGGAGCGTTGGTGGAGGAGGGGGAGGCGGTGATGGGAGTAGTAAAGGAGGAAGTGTTAATAAGGTGCTTCTTAAATGGTGCCAGCCAAGGTCTTCGGGCTCAG AGCTTCTTCATTGCACTGGAGCCTATAGAGTCTCACCAGTTGAT GTCAACAGCAGACCATCTTTATGCCTCACCAACTTCCTGCTCAACGGACGCCAAGTGATGCTCGAACAACCCCGCAAACAAGGCAACAAGTGTATCTCTCACATGCTGGCCAGCCACGGCGGTCAGATCTACCTCCACTGCCTGTCCACCTCAAGGTCACCCCTAGAGGACCCTCCGTCCATCAGCGAGGGGTGTGGCGGTAGGGTCACCAATTACCGCATCAACGACTTTGGGGACTTCATGAAGGAGAATAGGTTGGCGCCATGTCAGGAAGGCTCAGACAGTGAAGCCGAGCTACCCTTGGAGAGAG CTAAAGCACAGCTAGAAAGAATGTCAAGGCATTGGCCTCTGATCATCAGCGATACTGTTATCTTCAATATGCTCTCA CATATAGACCCATTACCCTCATTACTAATGAAGCCCGTTTTAGTTGAGGATGATGTTTTAGAGTGCAAGAAAGCAATTCTTCATCTTGTTGGCatggaaacaagaaatgaagcCCTACCTATTCCGAGCAGCACAACACGGGGGAAGGGTTCGAAAAG GGATGAGCAGTACAGACAGATGTGGTCTGAGTTAGAGACGTTCGTGAGGGCAGCGAGCACCACGTCACCAGCCCACGAAGAGGTCCTTGAATGTCTTCTTGCCTGTAGGAAACCTGATGAAGCATCGCCATCTAGAGGGCGCAAGACGACTTCAGAGAAATCAGCCGTGAAAGCCGAGAAACCTGAAACGGAAACTGCGGATGCTCCTGCTGTGAAAACGGAAGA GGCCACCACCACCCCAGATGCAACAGGAACCAATGTCCCCCGAAATCCCTTAGAGCCACCACCCATCAAGAAACAGAAAATTAATGCTGGAGACACAATAGGAAGAGCAAAAg gAGCACCAGAATCTCTCCTTTCTTTGTGGAAGACGAGGATTGCTAATGTTCATTCTAGGAGTCAGAGGGAATTCTCAGGCAGAGCGGAGGCACAGGGAGCAAAGGCTGAACTCTACCCCAATCTACTGAAAGAAAATGGCAAATGA
- the LOC135157130 gene encoding uncharacterized protein LOC135157130 yields MVPILELTVFLRKISHEMKSLENRQHHLQDGDPSTDSARAIFPVKPRGGHQNKMIKKLIFTDKPTEDKKKALFSNNFDPVKDAFMEILKRNRDNRTSHEPAKGGEKKEPPHPDFAQMLELMDTPTISRKSDRINVNDFLMNAFVKDKSPLKILPMLMPLLKNLS; encoded by the exons ATGGTACCAATTCTAGAATTAACAGTATTTCTTCGAAAGATATCTCACGAGATGAAAAGCCTGGAAAACAGACAACATCATCTCCAAGATG GCGACCCAAGCACTGATTCTGCTAGGGCAATCTTTCCTGTAAAACCACGAGGGGGtcatcaaaacaaaatgatcaAGAAGCTCATTTTCACAGATAAACCGACGGAAGATAAGAAGAAAGCCTTGTTCAGCAACAATTTTGATCCCGTAAAAGACGCTTTCATGGAG ATACTCAAGAGGAACAGGGACAACCGAACCTCTCACGAGCCAGCCAAAGGCGGTGAAAAGAAAGAGCCACCTCATCCTGATTTTGCCCAAATGTTGGAGTTGATGGACACTCCCACGATATCGCGTAAGTCAGATCGCATCAACGTCAATGACTTCCTCATGAATGCTTTCGTGAAAGACAAATCGCCCTTGAAGATACTGCCGATGCTAATGCCACTATTGAAAAATCTTTCCTGA